Proteins from a genomic interval of Hornefia porci:
- a CDS encoding NUDIX hydrolase, translated as MDTIERIRGIYERHEPAPIGKYRFFSVLIPFVEKDGELCLLYEVRARDMDSDPGEICFPGGHVEPGEDLLAAALRETEEEIGIPADRIEILGQGDVLYGYANYSLYTFIGVIQYRDFLKATIREEEVDEIFLMPVSHLDFSRAQHFRERVYAEVTDDFPYDEVGIDEDYNWRTGQWIVPVLTVDGRVIWGLTARISEGVVKLLREHHIGELEIQLEVPETSEEKCTGENDVSAGK; from the coding sequence ATGGACACCATCGAACGCATTCGCGGAATCTACGAGCGGCACGAGCCGGCGCCCATTGGTAAGTACCGTTTTTTCAGCGTATTGATTCCCTTTGTTGAGAAGGACGGGGAGCTCTGTCTGCTGTACGAGGTCAGAGCACGGGATATGGACAGCGACCCGGGAGAAATCTGTTTTCCCGGCGGTCATGTGGAACCGGGAGAGGATCTGCTTGCAGCGGCGCTCAGAGAGACGGAGGAGGAGATCGGAATCCCGGCCGACCGGATTGAAATTCTGGGGCAGGGGGATGTCCTCTACGGATACGCGAACTATTCTCTCTACACCTTTATCGGCGTCATTCAATACAGAGATTTTCTGAAAGCTACTATCCGGGAGGAAGAGGTGGACGAGATTTTCCTGATGCCGGTTTCCCATCTGGACTTCAGCAGAGCGCAGCATTTCCGGGAACGGGTCTATGCTGAGGTTACGGATGATTTTCCGTATGATGAGGTCGGCATCGATGAGGATTACAACTGGCGGACAGGACAGTGGATCGTGCCGGTGCTTACCGTGGACGGACGGGTGATCTGGGGACTGACCGCCCGGATCAGCGAAGGCGTCGTGAAGCTGCTGCGGGAGCATCATATCGGAGAACTGGAGATTCAGCTGGAGGTTCCGGAAACCTCCGAGGAAAAGTGTACAGGAGAGAACGATGTTTCTGCCGGTAAATAA
- the ileS gene encoding isoleucine--tRNA ligase, translated as MFKKLSDKPVAEVQKEQVKEWNEQDLLDKCVKAREGQPQFVFYEGPPTANGKPGIHHVMARTLKDSINRYKTMQGFQVNRKAGWDTHGLPVEIEVEKQLGFDGKQDIERYGIREFNKKCRESVFTYTGMWRDMSERMGYMADMDHPYITLDNDYIETEWWILKQFFGKDMIYEGHKILPYCPRCGTGLASHEVAQGYKDVKVNTLIVKFKRKDRDNEYFLAWTTTPWTLASNTVITVGPDFDYIRARMTEGDDAGNVFYVAKHLADKVLGEGNYEILEEMKGKDLEYIEYEQLMPFVKADPKKKAFFVTCMDYVSIEDGTGIVHTAPAFGEDDYQCGRKYDLPMLQPVDEQGCFTETPWKGHFVMEEGLDVEIIKYLAKDNKIYKREKISHNYPHCWRCGTPLVYYAKPSWYIKMSELKDQLVANNNTVNWYPPFVGEKRFGNWLAEVKDWAISRTRYWGMPIPIWRCECGHLECIGSRSELVEKAIEDIDESIDMHRPFVDDVHITCPVCGKPMTRIPEVIDCWFDSGSMPYAQWHYPFEHKDDFDKLFPADFICEGIDQTRGWFYSLMAISTFIMGRSPYRNVLVNDLILDKKGKKMSKHVGNTVDPFEMLDKYGADATRWYLLSVSPAWSPTKFDEGGLQEVVSKFFGTLRNVYNFFVLYANMDNIDVKSMSVPYAEKPELDRWILSKYNRLVKDVTDYMDHYDHMKTVRAISEFVNEDLSNWYIRRARRRFYAEGMSEDKESVYATTYEVLEGTARLIAPIAPFISDEMYRKLTGEETVHVAYFPKADESQIDRNVEERMDLVRTLCNLGRGIREKEGIKVRQPLSEILVDGKYKALIEDLSPLIREELNVKDVVFAEDLDEYMNFSLKPNFPVAGPALGKNIRAFGSALAREDANAFISRLETEDSVLMNLNGEDTEIEKDFVDVRINSKEGFAVAMENNVFAILDTQITPELTSEGLAREIVSKIQQMRKQNDYEMMDRINIFIEADAEVMGAVSQHEEYIKSETLAQTMEEAAELPQVDINGHKTGLRIERI; from the coding sequence ATGTTTAAAAAACTATCAGACAAGCCTGTCGCAGAGGTTCAGAAGGAACAGGTGAAAGAATGGAACGAGCAGGATCTGCTCGACAAGTGTGTGAAGGCCCGGGAAGGGCAGCCGCAGTTCGTCTTCTATGAAGGACCGCCGACTGCCAACGGCAAGCCGGGCATCCATCACGTGATGGCCAGAACGCTGAAGGACTCCATCAACCGCTACAAGACGATGCAGGGATTTCAGGTCAACCGGAAGGCAGGCTGGGATACCCACGGTCTTCCGGTGGAGATTGAAGTCGAGAAGCAGCTGGGATTCGACGGCAAGCAGGACATCGAGCGCTACGGAATCCGGGAGTTCAACAAAAAGTGCCGCGAGTCCGTCTTCACCTATACCGGAATGTGGCGCGATATGAGTGAGCGGATGGGGTATATGGCTGATATGGACCATCCCTATATCACGCTGGATAACGACTACATCGAGACAGAATGGTGGATCCTGAAGCAGTTCTTCGGGAAGGACATGATCTATGAGGGGCACAAAATCCTGCCCTACTGCCCGCGCTGCGGGACCGGCCTCGCCTCCCACGAGGTGGCGCAGGGCTACAAGGACGTCAAGGTCAACACTTTGATTGTGAAATTCAAACGGAAGGATCGGGATAATGAGTATTTCCTGGCCTGGACCACCACGCCCTGGACGCTGGCGTCCAATACGGTCATCACAGTGGGACCGGACTTCGATTACATCCGTGCGAGAATGACGGAAGGAGATGATGCGGGAAACGTCTTCTATGTGGCGAAGCATCTGGCAGACAAGGTTCTGGGAGAAGGAAATTATGAGATCCTGGAAGAAATGAAGGGAAAGGATCTGGAATACATCGAGTACGAGCAGCTGATGCCGTTTGTAAAGGCTGACCCGAAGAAGAAAGCGTTCTTTGTCACCTGCATGGACTATGTCTCCATTGAAGACGGTACCGGCATCGTTCATACAGCTCCTGCCTTCGGCGAAGACGACTACCAGTGCGGACGCAAATATGATCTTCCGATGCTGCAGCCTGTGGACGAACAGGGCTGCTTCACCGAGACCCCGTGGAAGGGACATTTTGTCATGGAAGAGGGTCTGGATGTGGAGATCATCAAGTATCTGGCGAAGGACAACAAAATCTACAAGAGAGAGAAAATCTCCCACAACTATCCGCACTGCTGGAGATGCGGAACGCCGCTGGTCTATTACGCCAAGCCCAGCTGGTACATCAAGATGAGCGAGCTGAAGGATCAGCTGGTAGCCAATAACAATACCGTTAACTGGTATCCGCCCTTTGTCGGCGAAAAACGTTTCGGCAACTGGCTGGCAGAGGTCAAGGACTGGGCGATTTCCAGAACGAGATACTGGGGAATGCCGATTCCTATCTGGCGCTGCGAGTGCGGTCATCTGGAATGTATCGGAAGTCGCAGCGAGCTGGTGGAGAAGGCGATTGAGGACATCGACGAGAGCATCGATATGCACCGTCCGTTTGTGGATGATGTCCATATCACCTGTCCGGTCTGCGGAAAACCGATGACCAGAATTCCGGAGGTAATCGACTGCTGGTTCGATTCCGGCTCCATGCCTTATGCGCAGTGGCACTACCCGTTCGAACATAAGGATGATTTCGACAAGCTGTTCCCCGCGGATTTCATCTGTGAGGGCATCGACCAGACCAGAGGGTGGTTCTATTCCCTGATGGCCATTTCCACCTTTATCATGGGTCGCTCCCCGTACAGAAATGTGCTTGTCAACGACCTTATCCTGGACAAGAAGGGAAAGAAGATGTCCAAGCATGTGGGCAATACGGTGGATCCCTTTGAGATGCTGGACAAATACGGGGCCGACGCGACCCGCTGGTATCTGCTCAGCGTGTCGCCCGCCTGGTCGCCCACCAAGTTTGACGAGGGCGGACTGCAGGAGGTGGTCAGCAAGTTCTTCGGAACCCTGAGGAACGTATACAACTTCTTTGTGCTGTATGCGAATATGGATAATATTGACGTGAAGAGCATGTCGGTTCCCTATGCGGAGAAGCCGGAGCTTGACCGCTGGATTCTGTCGAAGTACAACCGGCTGGTGAAGGACGTCACGGATTATATGGATCATTATGACCATATGAAGACTGTCCGGGCCATCAGCGAGTTCGTCAATGAGGATCTTTCCAACTGGTACATCCGCCGCGCCCGCCGCCGTTTCTATGCGGAGGGGATGTCTGAGGACAAAGAGAGCGTCTACGCCACGACCTATGAAGTGCTGGAGGGAACCGCCCGGCTGATCGCGCCGATCGCACCGTTCATCTCGGATGAGATGTACAGGAAGCTGACCGGAGAGGAAACCGTCCACGTGGCGTATTTCCCGAAGGCGGATGAGAGTCAGATCGACCGGAATGTCGAGGAGCGGATGGATCTGGTGCGCACGCTCTGCAACCTGGGACGCGGAATCCGTGAGAAGGAAGGCATCAAGGTGCGTCAGCCGCTGTCAGAGATCCTGGTGGACGGCAAGTACAAAGCCCTGATCGAGGACCTTTCGCCCCTGATTCGGGAGGAACTGAATGTCAAAGACGTGGTGTTCGCGGAAGATCTGGACGAATACATGAACTTCTCGCTGAAGCCGAATTTCCCCGTCGCGGGACCGGCGCTGGGCAAGAATATCAGAGCGTTCGGATCCGCTCTCGCCAGAGAGGACGCCAACGCTTTCATCTCCAGACTTGAGACAGAGGACAGTGTTCTGATGAATCTGAACGGAGAGGATACGGAAATTGAAAAAGACTTTGTCGATGTCCGCATCAACTCGAAGGAAGGCTTCGCGGTGGCGATGGAAAACAACGTGTTCGCGATTCTTGACACGCAGATCACGCCGGAGCTGACAAGTGAGGGACTTGCGAGAGAGATAGTGTCCAAGATTCAGCAGATGCGCAAGCAGAATGACTACGAGATGATGGACCGCATCAATATCTTCATTGAGGCGGACGCGGAAGTGATGGGTGCGGTCAGCCAGCATGAGGAATACATCAAGAGCGAGACGCTGGCCCAGACGATGGAAGAGGCCGCGGAGCTTCCGCAGGTGGATATCAACGGGCATAAAACCGGTCTCAGGATTGAGAGAATCTGA
- the rlmN gene encoding 23S rRNA (adenine(2503)-C(2))-methyltransferase RlmN, which yields MKDLRGLTLSETEEIVRAEGEPRFRGKQLFQWVSRGVTDFGEMRNLPKALRQNLAEKYRIDSLRVLRDLQSRSDGTRKFLFALEDGNAVESVFMKYSYGNTVCVSSQAGCRMGCAFCASGIDGLRRNLTAGEMISQILDIERVTGEKVSRTVVMGTGEPFDNYDELAKFIRVMNDVDGRNMGMRNFTVSTCGLVPEMLRFAGDFPQVNLAVSLHAPTDEQRSRIMPVNRRYPLRELMEAAEKYETVTSRRVTFEYALIRGVNDRDRDVEQLIRLLSGTLCHVNLIPLNEVCETGFVTAGRERAKAIQKTLEQNGIPATVRRQLGADIDGACGQLRLENSQKYIE from the coding sequence ATGAAGGATCTGAGAGGTCTGACGCTTTCTGAGACGGAGGAGATCGTCCGGGCTGAGGGTGAACCGCGGTTCCGGGGGAAGCAGCTGTTTCAGTGGGTAAGCAGAGGCGTGACGGATTTCGGGGAGATGAGGAATCTGCCGAAAGCCCTGAGACAGAATCTGGCGGAAAAGTACAGAATCGACAGTCTAAGGGTGCTCCGCGACCTGCAGTCCCGGAGCGACGGGACGAGAAAGTTTCTTTTCGCGCTGGAGGACGGGAACGCGGTGGAGAGCGTGTTCATGAAGTACAGCTACGGGAACACCGTGTGCGTTTCCTCTCAGGCGGGATGTCGTATGGGGTGCGCCTTCTGCGCATCGGGAATCGACGGACTGCGTCGGAACCTGACTGCGGGAGAGATGATTTCCCAGATTCTGGATATCGAGAGAGTGACGGGAGAAAAGGTGTCGCGGACAGTCGTCATGGGGACGGGGGAACCGTTTGACAACTATGACGAACTGGCGAAATTTATCCGTGTCATGAACGACGTAGACGGACGGAACATGGGAATGCGGAATTTTACGGTTTCCACCTGCGGTCTGGTTCCGGAGATGCTCCGGTTCGCCGGGGATTTTCCACAGGTGAATCTGGCGGTTTCGCTTCATGCTCCCACCGATGAACAGCGGAGCCGCATCATGCCGGTGAACCGGAGGTATCCTCTCCGTGAGCTGATGGAGGCGGCAGAGAAGTATGAGACGGTGACCTCCCGGCGGGTCACCTTTGAATACGCGCTGATCCGGGGCGTCAATGACCGGGATCGGGATGTGGAGCAGCTGATCCGTCTGCTGTCCGGGACCCTCTGCCATGTGAATCTGATTCCGCTGAACGAGGTCTGCGAAACAGGCTTTGTCACAGCGGGAAGGGAACGGGCGAAGGCAATACAGAAAACCCTGGAGCAGAACGGAATACCGGCTACCGTGCGCCGGCAGCTGGGAGCAGATATCGACGGCGCCTGCGGACAACTGCGATTGGAAAATTCACAAAAATACATTGAATGA
- a CDS encoding YgiQ family radical SAM protein, whose translation MFLPVNKKEMEERGWEQPDFVLVTGDAYVDHHSFGTAIISRLLERFGYKVAILAQPDFRSCEDFRRFGRPRLGFLINSGVVDSMVNHYSVFRHRRRVDEYSPGGVPGKRPDRAVIVYSNRAREAYRDVPVIIGGIEASLRRLGHYDYWDDRVRRSILLDSRADLLIYGMGERAVLEIAEALDSGIHISDITWIRGTCYRTREFVPDEQSRILPAFEEIAASREAYAESFALQYRENDPICGRRLAEPYGEHSFVVQNIPQEPLTRQELDDLYELPYENEEHPMYRDMGGIPAFREVKFSLVSSRGCFGGCSFCALTYHQGRQVRSRSRESLVREAEKLIRKPDFRGYIHDVGGPTANFRGPACDKQLKYGVCREKDCLYPKPCRSMKIDHSDYLDVLKAIRELPGVKKVFIRSGIRYDYLMADPKRQKFMDELCAHHVSGTLKVAPEHIARRALHYMGKPSADVFTEFAELYRQTNRRLNKKQYLIPYLISSHPGCTLEDAVDLALFLKEYGFIPDQVQDFYPTPGTLATAMFYTEIDPRTGEHIYVAKSLEDKKMQRALIHYNRTENRRTVLRALEKAGRKDLIPVLLTEGRRNGNTKGSHKSHRTGAATGRKHQKR comes from the coding sequence ATGTTTCTGCCGGTAAATAAGAAGGAGATGGAAGAGCGGGGCTGGGAGCAGCCTGATTTTGTGCTGGTTACAGGAGACGCCTATGTGGATCATCACTCCTTCGGCACGGCGATTATCAGCCGGCTTCTGGAGCGCTTCGGATATAAGGTTGCGATTCTGGCACAGCCGGACTTCCGCTCCTGTGAGGACTTTCGCCGGTTCGGGCGGCCGAGGCTGGGATTTCTGATCAACAGCGGCGTTGTGGATTCCATGGTCAATCACTATTCGGTCTTCCGGCACAGGCGGCGCGTGGACGAATATTCTCCAGGCGGCGTTCCGGGGAAACGTCCGGATCGGGCGGTGATCGTATACAGCAACCGCGCCAGAGAGGCCTATCGCGACGTTCCCGTGATTATCGGAGGAATTGAGGCCAGTCTTCGCCGTCTGGGTCATTATGACTACTGGGACGATCGGGTGCGTCGGTCGATTCTGCTTGATTCCAGAGCCGATCTGCTGATCTACGGCATGGGAGAGCGCGCCGTCCTGGAAATCGCGGAGGCGCTGGACAGCGGCATTCACATTTCGGATATCACATGGATCCGGGGAACCTGTTATCGGACCCGGGAATTTGTGCCGGATGAACAGAGCCGGATCCTTCCGGCGTTTGAGGAAATCGCTGCATCCAGAGAGGCTTATGCCGAGAGCTTCGCGCTGCAGTACCGGGAGAATGATCCGATCTGCGGCAGGCGTCTGGCGGAGCCTTACGGCGAACACTCTTTTGTTGTACAAAACATTCCGCAGGAACCGCTTACACGGCAAGAACTGGACGATCTCTATGAACTGCCGTATGAAAATGAGGAACATCCGATGTATCGGGATATGGGCGGGATTCCTGCATTTCGCGAGGTGAAGTTCAGTCTGGTGTCAAGCCGGGGCTGCTTCGGGGGATGCAGCTTCTGCGCGCTGACCTATCATCAGGGGAGACAGGTGCGGAGCCGCAGCCGGGAGTCTCTTGTGCGGGAGGCGGAGAAGCTGATCCGGAAGCCTGATTTCAGGGGCTATATTCACGATGTGGGCGGGCCCACCGCCAATTTCCGCGGACCGGCCTGCGATAAACAGTTGAAGTACGGCGTGTGCAGGGAAAAAGACTGCCTGTACCCGAAACCCTGCCGGAGCATGAAGATCGATCACAGCGACTATCTTGACGTTCTGAAGGCGATCCGTGAACTGCCCGGAGTGAAAAAGGTCTTCATCCGCTCAGGTATCCGCTATGATTATCTGATGGCGGATCCGAAACGGCAGAAGTTTATGGATGAGCTGTGCGCCCACCATGTCAGCGGAACGCTGAAGGTGGCGCCGGAGCATATCGCCCGGCGTGCTCTCCATTATATGGGAAAGCCGTCCGCAGACGTTTTTACGGAATTCGCAGAGCTGTACAGGCAGACGAACCGGCGGCTGAATAAAAAGCAGTATCTGATCCCGTATCTGATCAGCTCTCATCCCGGCTGCACGCTGGAAGATGCGGTGGATCTGGCTTTGTTCCTCAAAGAATACGGGTTCATCCCCGATCAGGTCCAGGACTTTTATCCCACGCCGGGAACACTGGCCACCGCCATGTTCTATACAGAGATCGATCCGCGGACAGGCGAGCATATCTACGTGGCGAAATCTCTGGAAGACAAGAAAATGCAGAGGGCGTTGATTCATTATAATAGAACGGAAAACCGCAGAACCGTGCTTCGGGCGCTGGAAAAAGCGGGACGGAAGGATCTGATTCCGGTGCTGCTTACAGAGGGAAGAA